The DNA window aaagaaaacatgcGTGGCCAGAGCAGCCatcgccttttttttttaacttcgCCATCGCCTGTTTCGCCcacagaaaagaagaaaagagagtaTAGTGGGAATTGCGTTGCATTCCGTTGCATAATACAACAAATGAAACAGCTGTGGGTCCAATCCAAACGCATTCGCTTCGTCGCtatgcatccatccatgcaaCCGCACTGCAGTGCTGCTCCTACGGTCATAGCGACCACGTTTCAACTGCTATCAGTCACGATCAACGCTTCCGCTCCTCTTGATGAATACTGGAATAGCCTTGTTCTATTTTAGTAGTACAAGAATATCCTTTTTACTTTttcaggaaaaataaaaagatgtaaGAACTCTCTTGGAACGGATGGTATTTGGACAAATTTTGTGAAAATGGTAGTAACCTGCATGTAAATCcggtacaatttagaaaacacACGAATAGTCATTTGAAGATCACAGGTCATACTAACTTTTCTGTAAAATCTTCGTGCACTGAGCTATTCCTTAGaactttcatttttaaaagctCCAGTCGATTGTTCCAAATAGACATATAGTAGGAATCAATGGTCATGTCAGGTTTCAGATCCAAAGAGAGATGCCAAGCAATCACCGAATGTGAGTACTCAACTTGCCCGACCCGCAGAAGTAGTGAgaggaaaaaatcttgaggAATTAAGTCCAACCAAATGTCTTTATAAATCCTTCGTTTTAAAGGGGGCCTTATGCATTCCACATGAGCTACATTCTTCTACTTATATGTCCCTCACTACAATTAATACATATACGAAGAGAAACatagttaattaataaaaataaataatataataggAAAAATTGCAAGactgtcattataattttattaaattaaagaTGTCTCATCATGTCTCAtgtgtcattgactcatatGTGTTCCACATGCCAGTGAGATATCAATAATATATCTttgaatttataaaattataatcatagtaaatttgttataataaaaatatcaaaatacaaGAGTATATGTTAAAGTTAAACCAGCTGGTCCAAATCTCTCTCTTGTCCTTGACCAGATTACAGTGAATTGCCTTTTGTCAACAGTGACGTTTGCTGGATCTGATCATGAATGCTTCCTACTGTTGATAAATATATGGGAATTGGGCAATGTGGTCAAGCAAAGAGGACCATCCAGTTCATCATTCTCTTTTGCATTTCCTTTatcatgtgggacccacaccCCAAGCTCACCTGGGGCCCACATGCAGCAGCTCTTCCTTTCATGAGGAGGGTTGCTGCGGTCAAAGGGTGAGAGGGGGACGGTCAACGGGAGGTGTGCCATTACCTGGTTGCATGTGGGCACCATGATAATTACTGCAGCACTTAAGAAATTAATTACCCATGCACACATGCAGCTAAGCTTGTAGCCTCGAAACCTTTTGGAGTGAAACTGTAACCACAAATCCATTCGGAACGTGATCAGCACATGCAATGAGTgtctataaattaaaaaaggaGCACGGCTCGGGAAAGGCAGTGCTTGCATCATTGTATCAAGAGAATGCAATGGGCAAATACAAAGCGTACAGAATCATTAAAAGTAAGTCGCATGAAAAAAGATCTAGACATACGAAATTGGTTGTTCCTAACTAAATTTAGTTGATAATTCGGTTCTTTGAAATGAAGAGAAAGActaacggtagattaattattataggaTTGGattatactcccttcgtccctaaatgtttgacgatGTTGactacatgtttgactattcgtcttatttaaaaaatttacataattattaaatttttttatcattttatttattgttaaacatatacttttatgcatatatatatatatagctttacatatttaaaaaaaatttaaataaaacaaatagtcaaacgtgtgtaaaaaagttaacagcgATAAATATTTAAGAACGGAGTTAGTAGATGCTAAGGGGATCCTCTCCGTGACTTCACGCTTCCTCTCGCTTATAACCTTTTGATACGCCTAGCTCCTCGTCGGGGTGTCCGCCCTCCTATCATCTCCGGTAAAACTAGTCTAGTGATTTTGAAGATAAATTTGGACATTGTTTATCTAgtgattttccttttttttacgAAGGGAGTACACCTTGTTTATCAAGTGATGGACGGGGTAGAAACCTACGCATGTTTATCAAGTGATATCGTACTTTTAAAAACATACTCGTACTTGTCCGTAGCACGAAGAAAAGTATGCCATGTTTATAAGTGATGGACGGATCGGACTACGTAGAAGCTGAAGCCAGGTCGGGACGACGAGACACAGTGGTATGGGCGGCAGGAGGCGCAGGGAGCAGCAGCCATCGTCAGCAAGCCAGCCAGCCACCCAGCATTGGATTCGCTTCCTTCTTCTGCCCTCTTCTCCTCCCCAAAGAAAACGTCGCAACGAGTAACGATGCCCCTCGGATCTGCCTGCGCACCAGTACCGCTACTGCTGCTCGCGCTATTCATGCTGACTTCTTTTATATCCTCTACGACTACGAGAAACAACCCATTTGCTTAGCTGGATCGGTGGtagtcttttcgcttttgcctatatatatttctaagtcaaatttaattatttttttaccttcgATGTAGGGTTAACTTAAGGTTTtctcatcaaagtttatttttcaatctttgcttttaaattgctaaaaacacatatataaaattgttattcataaattatttttcgtttacagtTACGCCgtttgtatatatacaatgaaaaagccaaacagtGAGGGCACATGTACATATACATGGCAATTAATAAGCCAATTCTTGCTTTGTATTGGCAGAAATCATGTTATGTACAACGGTCAAGAAGCAATGGTTGCATGTACTACTGAGGTACCGTGTCTAATGTCATGTGCTGTAAACAGTGTAAGCCTAAATTAAGCAGATGCTAATATGTACACATGGGGAACGCCATCTCTTACCGGTAAgagatggaggcggcgggcggctaCTTCCACACCTTGACGGCGCCATCTCTGCTGCCCGAGATCAGCCTCTGGCTCGACAAGTTCACGGAAGCCAGCGCGAGGATCGCGTCCCGGTGGCATCCCGCGGaatccgcggcggcgatggccagCTGCGTCTTGTGGGTTAACCTGGACGCCGTCATAGGCTGTCTGCATATTTCCTGCACAAAAAGCATTCACTCTTAGCTTCAAGACTTGCAAATTTGTTAAATGATGATTTGAAAGTTTGAGAATTGTTTGAGAAAACACCGGGAAgcacaaaacaaacaacagaTACAGCACTGAACGGTTTAGCTGTAGCAGCAAAATATACTCTACTAGTAGTTACCTGCACAACTTGTACACAAGAGCTGGATCTTATATCGTAGGACTCTTCGTTTCCAGCTCCTTTCACCGAGGGACCAGCTATGCAGAAGCTTTGCTCAGGCCTTCAAAAACATCAACATAAACATCATGCACttgcaaaagataaaatatgcaaaaccACGAGTGTATATATAGTTCAAATATTGAACCTGGCCTGATCCCAGTAGCGTATCTTCAAGTCTGTTCCTCCGGTCAATAAGTCCCCTCCTGGCAAAGGAAGCAAAGAACGGATTCCTGGAAGGCGTGGAGGCGGGTCACATAATTCTTCAATTCTGAATTTATAATTTGCTGGCCGCGTCTCATCTTTAGTATTTGGATGTATTGATGGCGCCTTTGGTATAACAgcttcgttctcggtgcttgcTGTTCTAAATATCTGCATAGTTCATCAAATTTACAGGTATCACATGACGGCACTATCAGATACAGGTGTTCGTTTATCACAAAGTGCAGACGTTTTTAGAACACTAACTAATTGCTCAAATGAGTAAAGAGATTTTATCAACAGTGACCGGGCttagaaaacaacaaaaagagCCATCTATATTACCTGGTGACGGCTTCCGTTCTCAGCATCCCACAGGGTAACTTCATCGCGGCCTGCTGCAACAAAAACCACGGGTCTCCCAGAAGAAGATATTGAATTCGGTGGTGGTATAAACAAGCACAACTTTTCTATCGGGGTTGCTGGCAAATATTTCCATGAGTTAACAGGAAGCAGAAACCTGTTGTCCCACAGTGTAAGAACACCTCTTGAAGACCCTGAGATGAACCAATTTCCGCACTGGCCCACTACAAGTGCCGATATGTACCCCTCTTCTGGTGAAGATCTAAAGGACCAAGATTCAGAATTGGTCCTTGTATCCCATTTATGTACACCACAATGCTCAGTGCTGAAAAGGATGGTTGGGCTAAAACTCTCTGAGGAACAGGTCACAACACTGAGAATTGCACCTTCTTTCAAATCTTTCCTTTTTACATCAGCTATGCCAGAATATCTCTCTATGACATTCCCTACACCACGTGTGCAGTCAACAGAAAACAAGTGCAATGTGCCATCACTAGCACCAACAATAACTTGGGGAGTACCATGAAGCATTGTCGTACATAGAGCTCGGCTACTACCCAGGCTATACGTTAACCTAGATCTGAAGGCAATATCTTTTTCCAATTTTCTTGTATCCCATATCTTAATACTTGAATCATCTGAAGCTGTTACAAAAAAGGTGTTGTCATTTGATACAGCAATATCATTGACAGATGAGCGATGCTCCTGGAGATGTGCCACCAGAACACCACGAGGTCTCCAACTTGTCTCGAGAGCCACTGCTGGTCTGGTGAACGATCCTGAAGTGTCAGAGTTGGAAATGACATCACCTGGCATAGAGGAGATGCTATTCAGCGAGTCACTGATGCTCCCATCTCGGTGCATGCTACTGAAATGATTTTCTCTAGTATGAAGGCCTGGAACTGAACTTGATAAACCCCCATGCCGGTCAGATCCCAAATTCGCATGTAGTGATGTCCCTTGCATGGAATATAAGGGTATTCCTTTAGGTACACCATCATAAAATGAACTGGATGCATGTACTGCAGAGCTTATATATGCCGAATTAGCAGAAGAACAATCTTTAATGTTCAAAGACAAGTCACTGGATAACTTAGGTCCTCTCAATCTCGCATCATCTTCAATTGTAGTTGATGAAACACTTTGTGTCATGGCAGGATATCTTCCACCATGCACTGTCATTTCCTTTTTACCGTCACCCTTCAGTAAAATGTCTCCTGCATCGTGGACATCCTCTAAAGCTTGGTATAGGACTAATTTTGAGACCGGAGGCTTAAGACATGAAAGAAGAGCAGTTTCTGATGACCACGATGGTGGCTCCCTGTGTAAAAAATGTTTAAGATGCGGACAGAGGTATACAAAGGTATCTACAGGCCCTATGCTCTCACTGCAAGAAGCAACAAATCTTACAGCGGACTGTTTAACCCATTGGACTGGATGACACAGCAAGGGAAGAGCTTTTCCAAATAGACCAACAATTGCCCTTTTCCTCAAATAACCACTTTTGCACATCATAGTCAAGCAGTCAAGTACTTTCACAAGCACAGCCTCCATATCATCACTTAGTGCTTGTTCAAGATAGGGCAAGAGATACTCCTCAACACTTCTGGAACCGATAAAATAGCACACGACAACAATCTGACCAAAATAAACTGCACGGAGCTGCTCATCACGGTCATTTAGAAATGCTGGAAGTATGGGAAGAAGAAAATCATTAGTTTGTCTGTGTCCGAAGAAGTAACACAGGTAACTTATATCTTGCAGAAGAGCTCTGCGGACATTAGGAGTCTGTTTTTGTCCCATTACCAACTCTTGCACTATTTCATATATAGATTTTCTGAGTCGTGCAAGTTGACCATTAATGCTGTCGTGCTGCTTCTTTGCTGGAGATTCTACAGACTGTGACCTGGGAGCTACCATTGATTCCTCAAGAGGCCTAGCATCTTCTATACTCCGGGAACGAAGCAGGAACCTGTAGGCTGTTAAGGCCAACTTATAAATGTTGCTGGCATAGCAAACTCTAACACTCTCCT is part of the Oryza brachyantha chromosome 2, ObraRS2, whole genome shotgun sequence genome and encodes:
- the LOC102708417 gene encoding serine/threonine-protein kinase VPS15 yields the protein MGNKIARTTQASATEYYLHDLPSTHNLVLVEVVSRGRFLKSVRCKHDEGLLLVKVYFKRAGEPLDLKEHERRLERIRNEFEGLEESHVWPFQVWLQTDKAAYLLRQYFYSNLHDRLSTRPFLSKIEKKWLAFQLIHAVEQSHSKGICHGDIKCENVLVTSWNWLYLADFASFKPTYIPDDDPSDFSFFFDTGGRRRCYLAPERFYEHGAETQVAADAPLQPSMDIFSLGCVLAELFLEGQPLFELSQLLAYRRGQYDPIHTLEKIQDTGIRDMVLHMIQLDPKERLSCKSYLQKYESVVFPVYFSKFLHKFFSDIVPLHSDARVEKTREYFEKMHDVMISGSTLEKIQGSATVSVHNKLSGEKGITGQTINSSKEYAKSIPVVKINTPGQHKHVVGDLNFLLKELEKDDPTSTKITQDTDQSVTSNVSHANGIQSLRQVCQAGRQNGLMGQNNCVSHLHKISKSNLLALVSSYDAQSDTYNFDIFQQTEYKVSCEGMVLLASLLCSCIRSVKKPELRRASLILLKICSTYIDDDSRLQLVIPYVIAMLSDPAAIVRCAALETLSDVLCLVQDFPISDAKIFPEYILPMLSLLPDDTEESVRVCYASNIYKLALTAYRFLLRSRSIEDARPLEESMVAPRSQSVESPAKKQHDSINGQLARLRKSIYEIVQELVMGQKQTPNVRRALLQDISYLCYFFGHRQTNDFLLPILPAFLNDRDEQLRAVYFGQIVVVCYFIGSRSVEEYLLPYLEQALSDDMEAVLVKVLDCLTMMCKSGYLRKRAIVGLFGKALPLLCHPVQWVKQSAVRFVASCSESIGPVDTFVYLCPHLKHFLHREPPSWSSETALLSCLKPPVSKLVLYQALEDVHDAGDILLKGDGKKEMTVHGGRYPAMTQSVSSTTIEDDARLRGPKLSSDLSLNIKDCSSANSAYISSAVHASSSFYDGVPKGIPLYSMQGTSLHANLGSDRHGGLSSSVPGLHTRENHFSSMHRDGSISDSLNSISSMPGDVISNSDTSGSFTRPAVALETSWRPRGVLVAHLQEHRSSVNDIAVSNDNTFFVTASDDSSIKIWDTRKLEKDIAFRSRLTYSLGSSRALCTTMLHGTPQVIVGASDGTLHLFSVDCTRGVGNVIERYSGIADVKRKDLKEGAILSVVTCSSESFSPTILFSTEHCGVHKWDTRTNSESWSFRSSPEEGYISALVVGQCGNWFISGSSRGVLTLWDNRFLLPVNSWKYLPATPIEKLCLFIPPPNSISSSGRPVVFVAAGRDEVTLWDAENGSRHQIFRTASTENEAVIPKAPSIHPNTKDETRPANYKFRIEELCDPPPRLPGIRSLLPLPGGDLLTGGTDLKIRYWDQARPEQSFCIAGPSVKGAGNEESYDIRSSSCVQVVQEICRQPMTASRLTHKTQLAIAAADSAGCHRDAILALASVNLSSQRLISGSRDGAVKVWK